The following coding sequences lie in one Rothia sp. SD9660Na genomic window:
- a CDS encoding MetQ/NlpA family ABC transporter substrate-binding protein yields the protein MKKFVATLALVPLAFGLAACGSSSSDDVVKIGVVGTDPSNDKLVEVAKAEGINIEIVEFSDYTQPNPALSSGEIDLNWFQHIAYLSNYNVEANDDLQIVGPTVIYPMALFSNKHDSISALPQGAEIAIPNDTVNEARALLLLEANGLVSFTSETTSPTVDDLDTAASKVTVTPVDAAQTVLALESVDGSVINNDFLKDAGLNPKDALAQDDPANESARPYVNLFVSTADNADNETYKKIVELYHTEEVQAVVQEDTQGTAVEVTTDVSELRSTLATLEEQKRNG from the coding sequence GTGAAGAAATTTGTTGCCACTCTGGCTCTCGTACCCCTCGCATTCGGTCTTGCAGCCTGCGGCTCATCCTCCAGCGACGACGTCGTCAAAATCGGCGTAGTAGGCACCGACCCCTCCAACGACAAGCTCGTAGAGGTTGCAAAGGCAGAGGGAATCAACATCGAAATCGTTGAATTCTCCGACTACACCCAGCCCAACCCCGCCCTGAGCTCCGGCGAAATCGACCTCAACTGGTTCCAGCACATCGCCTACCTCTCCAACTACAACGTAGAAGCAAACGACGACCTGCAGATTGTAGGCCCCACCGTTATCTACCCCATGGCGCTGTTCTCCAACAAGCACGACTCCATCTCAGCCCTGCCCCAGGGTGCTGAAATCGCCATCCCCAACGACACCGTCAACGAAGCCCGTGCCCTGCTGCTGCTCGAAGCAAACGGCCTGGTCTCCTTCACCTCAGAAACCACCAGCCCCACCGTTGACGACCTCGACACCGCAGCCTCCAAGGTTACCGTCACCCCCGTCGACGCAGCCCAGACCGTGCTCGCCCTCGAATCCGTTGACGGCTCCGTCATCAACAACGACTTCCTCAAGGACGCCGGCCTGAACCCCAAGGACGCCCTGGCCCAGGACGACCCTGCTAACGAGTCAGCCCGCCCCTACGTCAACCTCTTCGTCTCCACCGCCGATAACGCCGACAACGAGACCTACAAGAAGATCGTAGAGCTCTACCACACCGAAGAAGTACAGGCCGTGGTACAGGAAGACACCCAGGGCACCGCAGTTGAAGTCACCACCGACGTCTCCGAACTGCGCTCCACCCTGGCCACCCTCGAAGAGCAGAAGCGCAACGGCTAA
- a CDS encoding FadR/GntR family transcriptional regulator codes for MNHHDSFTSPRLERPVPAFLHRASPLSAAQKRQLQLQHDIIDLIFQRQLGQGDPLPTEQELIDELGVGRNSIREALKVLEALGIVEVRHGFGTFVGGNALTSMVRALGFRGQLALYHGGQEALELVEVREALEVGLLRSVIPVITQEQLSRVKEAYDAMEASVHQGTWLAEHDQRFHAAIFEPLGNELLSRLLDVFWQVYDTIAGVLDTVAPLDEGQTCTLLEAHRKLYEAISDKDADAATTLMREHFVGIRERLTSWQANWLAENKG; via the coding sequence ATGAACCACCACGACTCATTCACCAGCCCCCGATTAGAACGGCCCGTGCCCGCTTTCTTGCACCGGGCGTCCCCCCTCAGCGCTGCCCAAAAACGCCAGCTGCAACTACAACATGACATCATCGACCTCATCTTCCAACGGCAGCTGGGCCAGGGGGACCCCCTGCCCACCGAACAAGAGCTCATCGACGAGCTCGGGGTGGGTCGCAATTCGATCCGCGAGGCCCTCAAGGTGCTTGAAGCTCTCGGCATCGTTGAGGTGCGCCACGGCTTTGGCACCTTCGTGGGCGGGAACGCCCTGACCTCGATGGTGCGAGCTCTTGGCTTCCGAGGGCAGTTGGCCCTCTACCACGGCGGCCAAGAAGCCCTGGAACTTGTTGAAGTGCGAGAAGCCCTAGAAGTCGGTTTGTTACGCTCGGTCATTCCCGTGATAACCCAAGAACAGCTCTCCCGCGTCAAAGAAGCCTACGATGCTATGGAAGCTAGCGTGCACCAGGGAACCTGGTTGGCAGAACACGACCAGCGCTTCCATGCGGCAATCTTTGAGCCCCTGGGCAATGAATTGCTATCCCGGCTCCTGGATGTCTTCTGGCAGGTTTATGACACCATCGCCGGGGTGCTCGACACTGTCGCCCCCCTCGACGAAGGGCAGACTTGCACCCTGCTTGAAGCCCACCGCAAACTTTACGAGGCCATCAGCGATAAGGACGCGGACGCCGCCACCACGCTCATGCGGGAGCACTTTGTGGGCATTCGGGAGCGTCTTACCTCCTGGCAGGCCAACTGGCTCGCAGAAAATAAGGGTTAG
- a CDS encoding methionine ABC transporter ATP-binding protein: MVVLNNVTKEFKVGKKTVTAVNGVDLTITKGEIFAIIGYSGAGKSTLVRLINGLEAITTGSLTVDGFEIAGKRESQLRQVRTNIGMIFQQFNLMNSRTVAGNVEFPLIIAGWDKAKRAERVAELLDFVGLADKAKNYPDQLSGGQKQRVGIARALATSPSLLLADESTSALDPETTAEVLDLLKKVNAELGITVIVITHEMDVVSTIADRVAVMENGRVVESGNVYDVFSNPQTEVARRFVGTTVKSLPVGDEAADLKARHKGYLINIEITEGNNGIGKVLSYLGSRNVSFNIVQGGLETLQGKSYGNLTLELLGDVTSLDAVVAELKTVTRVQEVR, from the coding sequence ATGGTCGTGCTGAACAACGTGACCAAAGAGTTCAAGGTCGGCAAAAAAACCGTCACCGCCGTCAACGGTGTAGACCTCACCATCACCAAGGGTGAAATCTTCGCCATCATCGGCTACTCCGGTGCCGGTAAATCAACTCTGGTGCGCCTGATTAACGGCCTAGAAGCCATCACCACAGGATCACTCACCGTCGATGGCTTTGAAATCGCCGGTAAGCGCGAATCGCAGCTGCGCCAGGTGCGCACCAACATCGGCATGATCTTCCAGCAGTTCAACCTCATGAACTCCCGCACCGTCGCCGGTAACGTCGAATTCCCGCTCATCATCGCGGGCTGGGACAAGGCCAAGCGAGCCGAACGCGTCGCCGAACTGCTCGACTTCGTAGGGCTCGCCGACAAGGCCAAAAACTACCCCGACCAGCTCTCCGGCGGTCAGAAGCAGCGCGTCGGTATCGCCCGTGCCCTTGCCACCTCACCCTCCCTGCTGCTGGCCGACGAATCCACCAGCGCCCTGGACCCCGAAACCACCGCTGAAGTGCTCGACCTGCTCAAAAAGGTCAACGCCGAGCTGGGCATCACCGTCATCGTCATTACTCACGAAATGGACGTCGTCTCGACCATCGCCGACCGCGTAGCCGTCATGGAAAACGGCCGAGTCGTCGAATCAGGCAACGTCTACGACGTCTTCTCCAACCCCCAAACAGAGGTCGCCCGCCGCTTCGTCGGAACCACCGTCAAGTCCCTACCCGTAGGCGACGAAGCCGCCGACCTCAAAGCCCGCCACAAGGGCTACCTCATCAACATCGAAATCACCGAAGGCAACAACGGCATCGGCAAGGTACTCTCCTACCTGGGCTCCCGCAACGTCTCCTTCAACATCGTGCAGGGCGGCCTCGAAACCCTGCAGGGCAAGAGCTACGGCAACCTCACCCTCGAACTGCTCGGTGACGTCACTAGCCTCGACGCCGT